Genomic segment of Panicum virgatum strain AP13 chromosome 9N, P.virgatum_v5, whole genome shotgun sequence:
CACCAAGTCACTAGGGAGGAGCAGATTCCTGGAGATGAGGAAGAGGATTGGGCTGGAGCAGATCACTCAGCACTAGCCTTAGGAGGAGATTGATGGCATATAAGCCTAGTGTTTGTATCTTAATTATGCTTAAGACTTGCCTTGGCTATCAAGTTGATGCCTTGGCTTTATGCTTTTGCTTTAGCACTTTAGTGGTTGGGCTGCTGGCTATATAAGCACagctacccccccccccccccctttgtaACCGTGAATTCCAGTTCTCCAATTCAATCAAGCGGCCTCGGTCAAGCTGACCTCTGGCCTTTACCATGATTTGTGAGTGTTCTGGGCAACACTGTGAAAAATCTGCCCCAGTGTATGTAATAGAGTGTACTCACTTTCTCTCCTCTTGGTACTTTGTTTTCTACCACGCTCTCTTGGCAGCTTGTTTTCTATCACGCCGGAGCTGCCGTCAATAGCTCAGCAGCATGTACAATATTGGAGTTGCATAGGTCTTTGTGTATCTTGAGTTTGTGGAGTTCTGTTTTTGAGGTAGTGGTGAAAATGTTGTTCACAGAATCAGTGGCACTAGGTATTTGTTTGGTTAAACTTTACAACAATGTACTAAATTCTGCATAACTGAAGTTGTTTTTTGGGAAAGCTTAACTTTgcacctatgtgttgttgtttTTTAACTGAGGGTAGAAATTGTACAaatttctttgtttttgtttagtAAAACTGAGGCTCAACTTTTACTTATTACAAGACTAATAATTGAGCAATTAATGATTATAATAATCATGTTATTTTTTTATGCATGTTATGCTGGAGAACTATTGATTTTAAGTCTTCTTTTGTGAATTTAAAGCATATTAGTTATGATTTTAGTTTTTACAAACTGCTAATTTTCTTGACGGCTAATAAACATAACTGATTAGGTCCAAAATATATGTCCTTTTTTCTTTGTATAGGCTATTCCTAGTCACTCAACAAGGCGGGCTATATTTGACCACTATGTTCGCACACGTGCTGAAGAGGAGCGGAAGGAGAAAAGAGCTGCCCAGAAGGCTGCAGTAGAGGCGTATAAAGAATTACTGGAAGAAGCATCCGAGGTCTAATTTATACTTCAATTGTTTTCCCTGTGAATTGACAGGCCATGTAATGGTGGTGAAATGGCTCGCCTATAAAGGTGATAGCATTCATATGTGTGATGCCatctaaatatatatttcaggACATCAACGAGAAAACAGCCTATCCGgatttcaaaagaaaatgggGTGCTGATTCTCGGTTTGAAGCCTTGGACCGAAAGGAAAGGGAGGCTCTTTTTAATGAGAAGTATGACCATCATTGAAGAAATGATTTTGATTTCTTTAAGTTAAATATATGAGATATACATTTATATAATGCATGGTCAACTTTTGAGCAGGGTGAAGGCTATTCAAGAAAAAGTCCAATCAATGCGCAAAGCTGTCATTGCTGACTTCAAATCAATGCTTCGAGAAAGTAAAGATATAACTTCAGCTAGCCGATGGACAAAAGTATGCATTTTGTTCTCCTTTCGTTGAATATAACCACCGAAATAACAAAGCCTTTAGTACCAAGCAAGTTGGTGTAGATGAGATGAAATGCAACAAGAGCCACATGACCAAAAACTGTTGTGTTAAATTAAAAACAGTACTAacactattttttatttataataCAGAAGTAAATAACTTGAATTCTAGGTCATGGTTCTGGCACATGGATTGCTAATTTCCACATGCTACTATGCAAGCAAGATACTTACTGTGTCTCTAATTAGGATTTGATCTATAATTCAAACTGAGACAGATTAGACATTAAGGGAGCTAAACTGTGGTCATGCGACTTATAAATGCATGTTAATATCAAATTCTTTCTTTTAAAGTTTTAATATGCGATGTTTCTTCTATCTAATAAGGCATTACTCCTACTAACTCAAAAAGTTAAAACTGCCTAGGATCGCCTTCACCTAGGAGCTAGGCAGAGCCTGACCAGCTGCCTACTGCTTTTTTGAAACATCGTAAAGTATGATGGTCTGTTCTGTTATGATATTTTTGTCTGACTTACCTGTTGTTGGATCACATCGCCCTGATGTTCCAATTGACGAGTTGTGCACTTCATGTAGTAAATTGATAGTTGTGGCCCTAAAACAGCTTCTTCCATTCAGAACATCATAATAAATCTATAACTTGTATGTTTATTTGCAACATCTTATTGAATGccatttttttaaagaaaacagTGTGGGAGAGGCCTACCGAAAGGATTTCACCACTAACAGGAATAATAGTGTACCGATATTGTAGGATGTAGTAGGACCTTGCAGTGTAAGTTATGAGTTGTTTTTCTACTCATGAATCAATGTTCATGTTCATACACTGAATTTGTAGGTGAAAGAAAATTTCCGGAGTGATCCAAGGTACAAAGCCACAAAGCATGAAGAGAGGGAAACTATATTTAACGAATACATAGCGGAACTAAAATCTGCTGAACAGGAAGTAGAACAAGCTGCCAAGGCCAAAGTGGATGAGCAAGTCAGTCAACTCAACTGATGAACATcatgatctttttttttaactatGTCTAGCTTTAATATACTCTGGTATTTGTTCCAGGCCAAATTAAAGGAGAGGGAACGTGAAACACGCAAAAGGAAAGAAAGGGAGGAACAGGAAATGGAGAGAGTAAAAATGAAGATCCGAAGAAAAGAGGCTGTGTCATCATACCAAGCTTTGCTTGTTGAAATGATTAAGGATCCCAAGGTGATTTGAGTTACATATTAAATTTCTTCCTCTTTAACTGAGGAAGCACTTATAGACTGTCTTTCGTTGTTGTCAGTGTTAATGCCAGTTATAGTGCCCTTCACCAGTGTTTTTCTTTGATATGCAAACTGGCTTTGATTGTCTAGTTACTACGAGGATGAACTAGTGCCATTTAACCATTTTGTATGTAGAAGATATTGCTTAGTGTTGTGTCTAATTGAAGCAAAATCGTGATTAGCCTGATGCTGCTGGTcttggaaagaaagaaaagctaTGGGAGATGTATGTAGAGAGATATTAGCTGCCACCCACAAATCATTACCGTTTCCTTGGTACACTATGAATCCCCGGTTCTGATTGAAAAGAACAATGATGTGAACAGCCGCTTGCTGTCATCTGGTGTTGTGTTTATTTTTGGAAATCTAAATGCTGGATTTCCGCTGAAAGCATCACGTGTTTGAAAAATATCTATGATTGTGTAGCTAGGATGTGTCATTACTTCTCTGGTCATATTGTTTTGCATTTACTCTTTTAACTTAGTATAAGCTTCCTGTTTGTCTTTAACTGACATTGTTTTGCGGTACCTAGTTTACTTCATATTGATGAGTTGGTAACTATGCATTGCTCGATTCAACAATTTTACTTTTGTGTATAGGTATCATGGACAGAATCCAAACCGAAGCTTGAAAAGGATCCGCAAGGTCGCGCTCTAAATCCAGACTTAGGCCAAGGCGATGCAGAAAAGTTATTTCGTGACCATGTCAAGGACCTATATGAGGTAAATCCAAATGTTGTAAATTCATGTAGGTACTGAATTAAGGATTTGAAATTACTCTGGTATCATGGCTGTTTGTTCACTGAAGTCTCGATTTATAGTCAAATGTTGTCAGAATCAGAGATTCTAAATCGGATCGGATGTCTTTACATAGGAAAGCGATTAGAATCATAAAATCAAGCTCTTTCAATCGATCATATGGTCATGAAATAACCTGACAGAATCGAGATTTTGACAACCATGTTTCTGGTCTCCATTCTGTCCTAATCAATTATTTTGCCCACCATATTATTTTTGTTGTGCACACATTCTAGCTGTTAAAGCCTTAGGTGTGTTGTTGTGGGCATATCCACTACCTGGGCACTAGGCACACAACCTGTGTCTGGGACACTTTCAGAAACTATCTGCTACTTTTGTCAATACATCAGCTGAAAGAATCGCCTAAATTTTCATCAAATTAGCAAATTTACAGAAACCTTTGTGTTGTAAGTGGCCAGGCTAATAACGAGCTGTAGGCATATTGCATACTTTTGTTTGAGCCTTTGAGTTTGTAGCCTTTGATGCTTGAGTAGTGTGTTACTTAGATAACTCGTCATCACCAGATGCAGTAGGACAATCATTGTAATGCATTCTGTAATTCTGCTTGGATGCTTGTTATTGTGTCATCTTGACCCAATTCTGCTATAATTTCTCCCAGCGGTGTGTACGTGATTTCCGGGCACTTCTATCTGAGGTTATCACTCCAGAGGTAGCAGCACGGCCAACAGACGAGGGGAAGACTGCAATCAACTCTTGGAGTGAAGCAAAATGTCTTCTAAGATCTGATCCAAGGTACAACAAACTGGCGAGTAAAGACAGAGAGTCTATTTGGCGGCGCTATGCTGATGACTTGACGAGGAAACTCAAACAATCAGACATGAAGGAGAAGGATAAATCGGATACAGATGGGAAGCCACGAAGGTCATCTGACACGAAGCAGGAGAAATCAGATACTGATGGGAAGCAACGTAGGTCCTCTGATCCACCTAGGCGCAGGTAGCCGCTTATAGTAACACCCACTTGTACTTCCTAGTCTATTTCTTGCTGTTGGTAGTGAAGGGCCTGGTTAGACTCTTATGTAACATATTGAATTGTCATCGTCATCACAGTGAGTTTTGATACAGAGGAGCTTCTACGTTTTACAAGTTTTTTACCCATGCAATTCAATTCTGGGGCTATTGTACGCCGATTCTTGCAATGAGTTGATCTCCTGTCTTCAACACAGTTTACTTGGTCAAGTAGTGATACCCCCTGTTGAATTTGGGCCAATAGTCTTGCAGTGCCTGCGCCTGGAGTATCTTGGTTCCTGGATCTGTAGACAAGATCAGCAATCTCTGTTGCGGGCGTGATCTTGGCGCAATGTGGATGGATGGTGGAAGTTGCTCAAAGCTTATGCAAGTGGTGTCGTGGGCAAGGACATCGTTATTGCTACTTATTACTTTCTAATTTTCCGCTGCATTTTACCTCTGACTATAGGAAAACTTGATAGGATATCCACCTAATTTTAGAATAGATCTTAgtttgtaaagaaagtttaaTGGCTGAAAACACTTATGTATAGTTGCTCATGTTATAGTTAAATTCATGAGTTTTGTAAATTAATAATTAAGACTTGTAATCACAACTTTAGATTTCTGCTCTTATATATCCTTGTGATGGTTGTCATGATGTGAACAAACGGTATGCGAGTGGTTCCTGGGCGATGCTCGAGGCGCATGCGAGTGGTTCCTGGGCGATGCTTGAGGCGCATACCGGGGACTACCGGGATTATTTCGCTTAAGCTAGGTTGATCAATGGATGATAACCCGGTTTAGTCGATATAATTTGGGCACCTGGAGTATCTTGGTTCCTGGATCTGTAGACGAGATCAGCAATCTCTGTTGCGGGCGTGATCTTGGCGCATCTGGAAGGATACGTTCGAATAGAATGGACTGTGAAACATCTCAACGTTGAACCTAAGAAACCTACAGTTTATGGTAAGCAAGCGAGCGTGGTAGTCCATGCGTGTCGTATCAGATTATTCGTGCAATCTATACCAAGCGTTCTCTACCAAAATTCAGATCGAACATTTTGAATTGGTCACTACTAAAACATGATGTCGTGCTGTCGAGATTGTGAGAGGCCAATCGCTCGACGTCCCAAACCCTAAGGCTTGACACACTGTGACTCTGTGAGAGTGAGGCCAATCGCTTGACCCAAACCCTTGCAAACCCCGAGTCCCCACCATGGcgtccctcctcctccgccgccgccacgccgcgcacccatgcgccgccgccttcactcGCCTGCTTCGTGCCTTCTCCGCGCTCCCCGACGTTGATCCCTCGGCGTCCCCCGCCGCAACTCGTACCCCGGCGGCTcccacctccacctccgcccgttcctccgccgtGCTCGACCTCCAGCTCGCCGTCCGCGCCGAGGCCGACCCGGCCCGCATCCACTCCCTCGTCGCCTCGGCGCTCTCCAACCCCGACCTACCGCGCCTCCACACATCGCGCCAGCTCTTCTCCCTGGCCACCTCCCGCCTgacccgcctccgccgccccgacctcgccgcctcgctcctccaccagctcctcgcctccgcgccgccctccccggGCCTCCTGGCGCGCGCGCTTTCCCTCTTCCCGGGCCCCGACGACGCGCTCCGGGCCTTCTCCGCCTCGCcccccgccgcccgctccgACGTCTCATTCTCGGCGCTCCTGTCCGCGCTCCTCCGCGCTGGCCGCCTCGAAGATCTCAAGTCC
This window contains:
- the LOC120688863 gene encoding uncharacterized protein LOC120688863, translated to MESVRVLLALAAQDGWRVHHMDVKSAFLNGDLKEVYVRQPSGFAVPGEEGKVYRLRKALYGLRQAPRAWNAKLDATLKEMGFQQSVHEAAMYRRGSRRSVLLVGVYVDDLVIAGADAEEVEEFMAAMKQRFDMSDLGLLSFYLGIEVRQSASGISLSQAHYAKRILELGDMVGCNSVHTPMEEKLKLSRESEAEEVDVTHYRRLVGSLRYLVHTRPDLAFAVGYMSRFMERPTAEHLQAVKRILRYVAGTLDYGLVYKRIPGTASFVATATKVVALSSCEAEYIAAASAATQALWLSRLLGELLGSKVDVVELKVDNKSALALAKNPVFHGRSKHIRIKYHFIKDCLEDGSIKAIPSHSTRRAIFDHYVRTRAEEERKEKRAAQKAAVEAYKELLEEASEDINEKTAYPDFKRKWGADSRFEALDRKEREALFNEKVKAIQEKVQSMRKAVIADFKSMLRESKDITSASRWTKVKENFRSDPRYKATKHEERETIFNEYIAELKSAEQEVEQAAKAKVDEQAKLKERERETRKRKEREEQEMERVKMKIRRKEAVSSYQALLVEMIKDPKVSWTESKPKLEKDPQGRALNPDLGQGDAEKLFRDHVKDLYERCVRDFRALLSEVITPEVAARPTDEGKTAINSWSEAKCLLRSDPRYNKLASKDRESIWRRYADDLTRKLKQSDMKEKDKSDTDGKPRRSSDTKQEKSDTDGKQRRSSDPPRRSACAWSILVPGSVDKISNLCCGRDLGAMWMDGGSCSKLMQVVSWARTSLLLLITF